The Hymenobacter sp. DG01 genome has a segment encoding these proteins:
- a CDS encoding phytanoyl-CoA dioxygenase family protein, with the protein MSSQLTYPRFTLGESLTPEQLAFFREHGFLHFRAFISPETVQSLLQASQEVQRQWLADDVKKVNGVPIKYGKDVDGSPIVQRFAFASHHSPVLHEFLQDPRFRALFPLLEAAGGRVGENEKDGLVINHYVNVEGSEFSQMGWHTDSLRDVFYGKKIGPMLNVGVHLDGTPATNGGLRLIPGTHRQGLRDILFRKKYYKDVGPDPHEVAVETEPGDLTVHDGRMWHRVAQSPLVGEASRRRVMYVPIIAGKYEPKHENSPTPFYLRFLHLVK; encoded by the coding sequence ATGTCATCACAACTAACCTATCCGCGTTTTACCTTAGGCGAGAGCCTCACGCCGGAGCAGCTGGCTTTCTTCCGCGAGCATGGATTTCTTCATTTCCGGGCTTTTATCTCCCCTGAAACCGTGCAAAGCCTGCTGCAAGCCTCTCAGGAGGTGCAGCGCCAGTGGCTGGCCGATGATGTGAAGAAGGTGAACGGCGTTCCGATTAAATATGGCAAGGATGTGGATGGCTCGCCCATTGTGCAGCGCTTCGCTTTTGCCTCACACCATAGCCCCGTGCTGCACGAGTTTCTGCAGGATCCGCGCTTCAGGGCCCTGTTTCCGTTGCTGGAAGCGGCCGGGGGCCGGGTAGGCGAAAACGAGAAGGATGGCCTGGTCATCAACCACTACGTGAACGTGGAGGGCTCGGAGTTTTCGCAGATGGGCTGGCACACCGACTCGCTGCGCGACGTGTTCTACGGTAAGAAAATTGGGCCGATGCTGAACGTGGGCGTACACCTGGATGGCACGCCCGCCACCAACGGCGGTCTGCGCCTGATTCCGGGCACCCACCGCCAGGGCCTGCGTGACATCCTGTTCCGCAAGAAGTACTACAAAGACGTAGGCCCCGACCCCCACGAGGTAGCCGTAGAAACCGAGCCCGGCGACCTGACCGTGCACGACGGCCGCATGTGGCACCGCGTGGCGCAGTCGCCGCTGGTAGGCGAGGCCTCGCGCCGCCGGGTGATGTACGTGCCCATTATTGCCGGCAAGTACGAGCCCAAGCACGAAAACAGCCCTACCCCCTTCTATCTCCGGTTTCTCCACTTGGTGAAATAG
- a CDS encoding SDR family oxidoreductase, which translates to MQKAALITGASRGIGRAMALDLARRGHDVLLVARSADQLEQVATEIRQLGREARFLALDLAAPGAAQQVAAWVGAQTTELAVLVNNAGYGLWGRFEELPLTEQQNMLQLNMHLPVELTHALLPTLRRQPKAYILNVASTAAYQAVPTLTLYAASKAFLISFSRGLRYELRDTSVSVTCLSPGATTTDFADRAGMNSELQAVANKVSMTPAQVAEFGIAAMLSGEAEVIPGALNKVSAALTALVPKGITERIAAGIYEKHLK; encoded by the coding sequence TTGCAAAAAGCTGCTCTGATTACTGGTGCTTCCCGTGGCATCGGCCGGGCCATGGCCCTGGACCTGGCCCGCCGTGGCCACGACGTGCTGTTGGTGGCCCGTTCGGCTGATCAGCTGGAACAGGTGGCTACGGAAATCCGGCAGCTGGGGCGAGAGGCGCGGTTTCTGGCCCTGGACCTGGCCGCGCCGGGTGCGGCTCAGCAGGTGGCCGCCTGGGTAGGGGCCCAAACCACGGAGCTGGCTGTGCTGGTAAATAACGCCGGTTATGGTCTATGGGGTCGCTTTGAGGAATTGCCGCTGACGGAGCAGCAGAACATGCTGCAACTCAATATGCACCTGCCCGTGGAACTGACCCACGCCCTGCTCCCTACCCTACGCCGACAGCCCAAAGCCTATATCCTGAACGTAGCCAGCACGGCCGCCTATCAGGCCGTGCCCACGCTCACGCTCTACGCGGCCAGCAAGGCCTTCCTCATCAGCTTTTCGCGGGGCCTGCGCTACGAGCTGCGCGACACCAGCGTATCGGTTACCTGCCTCAGTCCCGGCGCTACCACCACCGACTTCGCCGACCGCGCCGGCATGAACTCCGAGCTGCAGGCCGTAGCCAACAAAGTATCCATGACGCCCGCTCAGGTAGCCGAGTTCGGCATTGCCGCCATGCTCTCGGGTGAGGCTGAGGTAATTCCGGGGGCGCTAAACAAGGTGTCGGCGGCGCTTACCGCGCTGGTACCCAAGGGTATCACGGAGCGCATTGCGGCCGGCATCTACGAGAAACACCTGAAGTAG
- a CDS encoding phosphatase PAP2-related protein has translation MSADFFTWREAWRQPAFRGRLGVVLVLLLTLAALLPRFFAWVQARPGTIFPDPLLALLPARDVSGLTFAVIYLGIGLGVATLLPRPYPLLRALTAYLLLHLLRCATLALLPLEPPIGLIMLRDPLVEQLFYAAPAPITKDLFFSGHTATLLLLALAVPAGWRRRVLLAATVAIGLLVMVQRAHYSYDVLAAPLFAGLSFWLAGRLIPTPVR, from the coding sequence ATGTCTGCTGACTTTTTTACCTGGCGCGAGGCCTGGCGGCAACCGGCTTTCCGGGGGCGGCTGGGGGTAGTGCTGGTTTTGCTCCTGACGTTGGCGGCCTTACTGCCGCGCTTCTTTGCCTGGGTGCAGGCCCGCCCCGGTACTATTTTCCCTGATCCGCTGCTGGCCCTACTGCCGGCCCGCGACGTATCGGGGCTGACGTTTGCGGTTATTTATTTGGGTATTGGGTTGGGGGTAGCTACGCTGCTGCCTCGGCCCTACCCCCTGCTGCGGGCCCTAACGGCTTACTTGCTGCTGCATCTGCTGCGCTGCGCCACGCTGGCTCTGCTCCCTCTGGAACCGCCCATCGGCCTCATCATGTTGCGCGACCCGCTGGTGGAGCAGCTGTTCTACGCGGCTCCCGCGCCTATCACCAAGGACCTGTTCTTCTCCGGCCACACCGCCACGCTGTTGCTGCTGGCCCTGGCCGTACCCGCTGGCTGGCGGCGCCGCGTGCTGCTGGCCGCCACGGTGGCTATTGGCTTGCTGGTGATGGTGCAGCGCGCTCATTATAGCTACGATGTGCTGGCCGCGCCCCTGTTCGCGGGGCTGAGTTTCTGGCTGGCGGGGCGGCTCATTCCTACCCCCGTTAGGTAA
- a CDS encoding amidohydrolase — protein sequence MKPFYAATLAAALLAAAPALAQTSALHGQIAKLAAQQENKVIAWRRDIHEHPELGNQETRTAALIAEQLKKMGIEVQTGVARTGVVGILKGGKPGPVVALRADMDALPVTESSSLPFASKARTTYNGQEVGVMHACGHDTHVAMLLGAAEVLSQMKKDLSGTVKFVFQPAEEGSLPGVVGGARLMVQEGVLTNPKVDAIFGVHIQAQTEVGKLSYRPGGEMASSDVFTIKVKGKSAHGAYPWLAVDPVVTSAQIIMGLQTIVSRQLQLTDDAAVLTVGMVHGGVRNNIIPEQVELTGTIRSLSKEMQQQIWAAVRRTATNIAESAGATAEVEIVNYAPVTYNDPRLTQQMVPSLNSAADAANVSVQKAVTGAEDFAYYQEKIPGMFVFVGGMPKGKNPAETAPHHTPGFFVDESGLTLGVKTLATLAFDYLAAGGKK from the coding sequence ATGAAGCCTTTTTACGCCGCTACCCTGGCTGCCGCTTTGCTTGCCGCCGCGCCTGCATTGGCCCAAACCAGCGCCCTCCACGGGCAAATTGCCAAACTCGCCGCTCAGCAGGAAAACAAGGTAATTGCCTGGCGCCGCGACATTCATGAGCACCCTGAGCTGGGCAACCAGGAAACCCGCACGGCCGCCCTCATTGCCGAGCAGCTGAAAAAGATGGGGATTGAGGTGCAAACCGGGGTAGCGCGTACGGGTGTGGTCGGCATCCTGAAGGGCGGCAAGCCCGGCCCCGTGGTAGCCCTGCGCGCCGATATGGACGCCCTACCCGTAACGGAAAGCAGCAGCCTGCCCTTCGCCTCCAAAGCCCGCACCACCTACAACGGGCAGGAAGTGGGCGTGATGCATGCCTGTGGCCACGACACCCACGTAGCCATGCTGCTGGGCGCGGCTGAAGTGCTCAGCCAGATGAAAAAGGACCTGAGTGGCACCGTAAAGTTTGTATTCCAGCCCGCCGAAGAAGGCTCCTTGCCGGGTGTGGTGGGCGGGGCCCGGCTCATGGTGCAGGAAGGCGTGCTCACCAACCCCAAGGTCGATGCCATTTTCGGGGTGCACATTCAGGCCCAGACCGAGGTAGGCAAGCTCTCCTACCGGCCCGGCGGCGAAATGGCCTCCTCCGATGTGTTTACTATTAAGGTGAAAGGTAAATCGGCCCATGGAGCCTACCCCTGGCTGGCCGTTGACCCCGTAGTAACTTCGGCCCAGATCATCATGGGCCTGCAAACCATCGTCAGCCGCCAGCTCCAGCTCACCGACGATGCCGCCGTGCTGACGGTGGGTATGGTGCACGGCGGGGTGCGCAACAACATCATTCCGGAGCAGGTGGAGCTGACGGGCACCATCCGCAGCCTGAGCAAGGAAATGCAGCAGCAGATCTGGGCTGCCGTGCGCCGCACCGCCACCAACATTGCCGAAAGCGCCGGAGCTACCGCCGAGGTCGAAATCGTGAACTACGCCCCCGTAACCTACAACGACCCGCGCCTCACGCAGCAGATGGTGCCCAGCCTGAACAGCGCCGCCGACGCCGCCAATGTGAGTGTGCAAAAGGCCGTGACCGGGGCCGAGGACTTTGCTTACTATCAGGAGAAAATTCCCGGCATGTTCGTATTCGTGGGTGGCATGCCCAAGGGGAAGAACCCCGCCGAAACGGCCCCGCACCACACCCCCGGCTTCTTCGTGGATGAAAGCGGCCTGACCCTGGGCGTAAAAACCCTGGCCACCCTGGCCTTCGACTACCTGGCGGCCGGCGGTAAGAAATAG
- a CDS encoding RimK family alpha-L-glutamate ligase: protein MNIALVTCESLAQYAAPNVDDEDSLLTRYLREQGHSVEPRVWSNPAVDWLRYDVVVVKSPWDYFDRVGEFYQWLDRVESLGVKLLNPATTVRWNADKKYLLDMERAGVRIVPTHWLSRGQTVETDSLFDTLGHDTLVVKPAVSGGAKNTFVLTRQESSVRQPQLQELLRDEDFLVQPFQPQIQEEGEWSLIYFGGEFSHCVLKTPKSGDFRVQHYLGGGIEPREAPAHLRQAADAIVREFATGCLYARVDGLDQNGEFLLMELELIEPFLYLASSEGSLPRYEQALKQLSN from the coding sequence ATGAATATTGCCCTGGTTACCTGCGAGAGTCTCGCCCAGTATGCCGCCCCCAACGTCGATGACGAGGACAGCCTGCTCACCCGCTACCTGCGCGAGCAAGGCCACAGCGTAGAGCCCCGCGTCTGGAGCAACCCAGCCGTGGACTGGCTGCGCTACGATGTGGTGGTGGTGAAGTCGCCCTGGGACTATTTTGACCGGGTAGGCGAGTTCTACCAGTGGCTTGACCGTGTGGAGAGCCTCGGGGTGAAGCTGCTGAACCCAGCTACCACCGTGCGCTGGAACGCCGACAAAAAGTACCTGCTGGATATGGAGCGGGCCGGCGTGCGCATCGTGCCTACCCACTGGCTTAGCCGCGGCCAGACCGTTGAAACCGATTCGCTGTTTGATACCCTGGGCCACGACACACTGGTGGTGAAGCCGGCCGTGAGCGGCGGAGCCAAGAACACCTTCGTGCTGACCCGGCAGGAATCGTCGGTGCGCCAGCCCCAGCTGCAGGAGCTGCTCCGCGACGAAGATTTTCTGGTGCAGCCCTTCCAGCCCCAGATTCAGGAAGAAGGCGAATGGTCACTCATCTACTTCGGCGGCGAGTTCAGCCACTGCGTCCTGAAAACGCCTAAGTCCGGCGACTTCCGGGTGCAGCACTACCTCGGCGGTGGCATTGAACCCCGCGAGGCACCCGCCCACCTGCGCCAGGCCGCCGATGCCATTGTGCGCGAGTTTGCCACCGGCTGCCTCTACGCCCGCGTCGATGGCCTGGACCAGAACGGCGAGTTCCTGCTCATGGAGCTGGAGCTGATTGAGCCCTTCCTCTACCTTGCCTCCTCCGAAGGCTCCTTGCCGCGCTACGAACAAGCCCTGAAGCAGTTGAGTAACTGA
- a CDS encoding SDR family oxidoreductase, whose protein sequence is MQNSSSLATRWSLAGQTALVTGASKGIGAAVAAELLALGATVIAVARTAPVLEQQVAQWQQQGLDAHALAADISTPEGRNQLLATLAERWPRLHILVNNVGTNIRKPTLEYSEQEYRHILSTNLDSAWELSRGVQPRLAAAGGGSIVNISSVAGLAHVRTGAVYGMTKAALVQLTRNLAVEWSSLGIRVNCVAPWYIQTPLAAGVLSNEAYLNDVLSRTPMRRIGEPEEVAAAVAFLCLPAASYITGQTLSVDGGFSVNSF, encoded by the coding sequence ATGCAAAACTCATCTTCGCTGGCTACACGCTGGAGCCTAGCCGGCCAGACGGCCCTGGTTACGGGTGCATCTAAAGGAATTGGGGCCGCGGTAGCCGCCGAGCTGCTGGCCCTGGGCGCTACCGTAATAGCCGTAGCCCGCACCGCCCCCGTCCTGGAGCAGCAGGTAGCCCAATGGCAGCAGCAGGGCCTGGATGCTCATGCGTTAGCAGCCGACATCAGCACGCCGGAAGGCCGAAACCAGCTGCTGGCAACACTGGCCGAGCGGTGGCCCCGGCTGCACATTCTGGTGAATAATGTGGGTACCAACATCCGCAAGCCCACGCTGGAGTACTCCGAACAGGAATACCGGCACATTCTGTCCACCAACCTCGATTCGGCCTGGGAGCTGAGCAGAGGGGTGCAACCCCGGCTTGCGGCCGCTGGTGGGGGTAGCATCGTCAATATCTCGTCGGTGGCGGGGCTGGCGCACGTACGGACCGGGGCCGTGTATGGCATGACCAAGGCCGCGCTGGTGCAGCTTACGCGCAACCTGGCCGTGGAATGGTCCAGTCTGGGCATACGGGTGAACTGCGTGGCTCCCTGGTACATTCAGACGCCGCTGGCCGCCGGCGTGCTCAGCAATGAGGCCTACCTGAACGATGTGCTCAGCCGCACCCCCATGCGCCGCATCGGGGAGCCGGAGGAGGTGGCCGCCGCTGTGGCTTTCCTCTGCCTACCTGCCGCCAGCTACATCACCGGTCAAACCCTGAGCGTGGATGGGGGCTTTTCAGTGAACAGTTTCTAG
- a CDS encoding M4 family metallopeptidase, with protein MINKYAAATLLLLGGLSSTALAQDYSRVQSRALNDNGTPYMVQFRAGMAYKLSEAGKALREQLQLSADDQLLPAKTSADDLSFVHEKYQQYYKGIKVEHASYTVHARQGNVTSISGQFERLAALNITPSLNASAALQRALAFVGAKKYMWEDAREEAGLKATENNPAATYKPQGELVIVRNLRSANPLKAGKPTLAWKFNVYAQQPLSRAYIYVDAASGEVVLQDAIIKHAATTATFATAYSGTRTLANESTTTGQYRLREYTRGLGIETYNAKKGSSYTAAVDFTDADNSWTEYNNANFDNVAGDAHFGAQATYDYWKLVHGRNSYDNAGAKIKSYVHFDDTPGDGVGFENAYWNGSVMTYGDGATRFRPLTALDVCGHEIGHAVCEKTANLTYQNESGALNEGFSDIWGAAIEQYTAAKLGLTKSTWLIGEDIDKQQPGLRSMSDPNSQGQPDTYKGTYWRATTTNPTSSNDYGGVHTNSGVLNHWFYILTVGKSGTNDIGSAYSVTGIGIDAAAKIAYRAESVYLTASATYATARTATIQAATDLYGAGSAQATAVTDAWYAVGVGAASGGGTTTPPPTTVTYCASKGTSVAYEWIDYVKLGTIARTSAADGGYYNGTATSTSLAAGSSQTISFSAGFASTAYTEYWKVYIDYNQNGVFTDAGELVVSGSSASTGTLSGTFTVPATAKSGATRLRVIMSDASATTSCNSYSYGETEDYTVNITGGTLASTEVASLTGGSTTPAATLSTAIEKAVTLFPNPAADELNVVLASKAPVVSAVVTDLRGARVAAARFENGRLNVSGLAKGTYLLSISDGQKTFHERFVKE; from the coding sequence ATGATCAACAAATACGCTGCGGCAACTCTCTTGCTGCTTGGTGGGCTTTCTTCCACCGCCCTGGCACAGGATTATTCCCGGGTTCAGAGCCGCGCCCTGAATGATAACGGTACTCCCTATATGGTGCAGTTTCGGGCGGGCATGGCCTACAAGCTGAGTGAGGCCGGCAAGGCCCTACGCGAACAGCTGCAGCTTTCCGCCGACGACCAGCTGCTGCCCGCCAAAACCAGCGCCGACGACCTGAGCTTCGTGCACGAGAAGTACCAGCAGTACTACAAAGGCATTAAGGTAGAGCACGCCTCCTACACGGTGCACGCCCGCCAAGGCAACGTAACCAGCATCAGTGGGCAGTTTGAGCGCCTAGCGGCCCTCAATATTACCCCTTCCCTCAATGCCAGCGCTGCCCTGCAGCGGGCCCTGGCGTTTGTGGGCGCCAAAAAGTACATGTGGGAAGATGCCCGCGAAGAAGCCGGCCTGAAAGCCACGGAAAACAACCCTGCCGCTACCTACAAGCCTCAGGGCGAGCTGGTAATCGTGCGCAACCTACGCTCGGCTAACCCCCTGAAAGCCGGTAAGCCTACCCTGGCCTGGAAGTTCAACGTGTACGCCCAGCAGCCCCTGAGCCGCGCTTACATCTACGTTGATGCCGCCTCCGGGGAGGTGGTGCTGCAGGATGCCATCATCAAGCACGCGGCTACCACCGCTACGTTTGCCACCGCCTACAGCGGCACCCGCACCCTTGCCAACGAATCGACGACGACCGGGCAGTACCGCCTGCGCGAGTACACCCGTGGCCTGGGCATTGAAACCTATAACGCCAAGAAAGGCAGCAGCTACACCGCCGCCGTTGACTTCACCGACGCCGATAACAGCTGGACCGAGTACAACAACGCCAACTTCGACAACGTGGCCGGCGACGCCCACTTCGGGGCCCAGGCTACGTACGACTACTGGAAGCTGGTGCACGGTCGCAACTCCTACGACAACGCCGGTGCCAAAATCAAGAGCTACGTGCACTTCGATGATACCCCCGGCGACGGCGTGGGCTTCGAGAATGCCTACTGGAACGGCTCGGTAATGACCTACGGCGATGGCGCTACCCGCTTCCGCCCCCTGACCGCCCTCGATGTGTGCGGCCACGAAATTGGCCACGCCGTGTGCGAAAAAACCGCCAACCTGACTTACCAGAACGAATCGGGGGCCCTCAACGAAGGCTTCTCCGACATCTGGGGAGCCGCCATTGAGCAGTACACTGCCGCCAAGCTGGGCCTGACCAAATCGACCTGGCTTATTGGCGAAGACATTGACAAGCAGCAGCCCGGCCTGCGGTCCATGAGCGACCCGAACTCCCAGGGCCAGCCTGATACCTATAAAGGCACTTACTGGAGAGCTACTACCACCAACCCCACTTCCTCCAACGACTACGGCGGAGTGCACACCAACTCGGGCGTACTGAACCACTGGTTCTACATCCTGACGGTGGGCAAGAGCGGCACCAATGACATCGGCAGCGCGTACTCAGTTACCGGTATTGGCATTGATGCCGCCGCCAAAATTGCCTACCGCGCTGAGAGCGTGTACCTGACGGCTTCGGCTACTTACGCTACGGCCCGCACGGCTACCATTCAGGCCGCTACCGACCTATACGGCGCCGGCTCGGCCCAGGCAACGGCCGTTACCGATGCTTGGTACGCCGTAGGGGTAGGGGCTGCCTCGGGTGGTGGCACCACCACGCCTCCGCCCACTACCGTAACCTACTGCGCTTCCAAAGGCACCAGCGTAGCCTACGAGTGGATTGACTACGTGAAGCTGGGCACCATTGCCCGCACCTCGGCCGCTGATGGCGGCTACTACAATGGCACGGCAACTTCTACCTCGCTGGCCGCCGGCTCGTCGCAAACCATCAGCTTCTCGGCTGGCTTTGCTTCTACCGCCTACACCGAGTACTGGAAAGTCTATATCGACTACAACCAGAACGGCGTATTCACCGATGCCGGCGAGCTGGTAGTATCGGGGTCCTCGGCCAGCACGGGCACGCTCTCGGGCACCTTCACGGTACCGGCCACCGCTAAGTCGGGCGCTACCCGTTTGCGCGTTATCATGAGCGACGCCTCGGCTACCACCAGCTGCAACAGCTACAGCTACGGCGAAACCGAAGACTACACCGTGAACATTACGGGCGGCACGCTGGCTTCTACGGAAGTGGCTTCGCTCACGGGTGGCAGCACTACCCCCGCCGCTACGCTCAGCACCGCCATCGAAAAGGCCGTAACCCTGTTCCCGAACCCGGCCGCCGACGAGTTGAACGTGGTGCTGGCCAGCAAGGCTCCGGTGGTTTCGGCAGTGGTAACGGATCTGCGCGGCGCCCGCGTAGCTGCTGCCCGCTTCGAGAATGGCCGCCTCAACGTGAGCGGCCTGGCCAAAGGCACCTACCTGCTCTCCATCAGCGACGGACAGAAAACCTTCCACGAGCGTTTCGTGAAAGAGTAG
- a CDS encoding outer membrane beta-barrel protein has translation MNTRPLLPALLLAVTAATTQPAAAQDGGPERRRRHYDGNARPYYRGPVRFTLGGGVGLYSGDLTSGLGEQLVGPSFSAGLLYKVRPHWLVGGEASYVQLGAKDQLPERNLAFRTRAGSGVVLLRFEPLRDEGAFADPRRPAALVKPYLKAGVGFLLYSPKAYNGTLRPDDNTSFLPSERNDYPAMALIAPVGVGLTLRLTPKLNASIEGAYSFTTTDQLDDISPASGRSSSNLNDGFGQVELKLEYAPWRR, from the coding sequence GTGAACACTCGCCCCCTGCTTCCTGCCCTGCTGCTGGCCGTTACGGCCGCCACCACCCAGCCTGCCGCGGCTCAAGATGGCGGCCCTGAGCGCCGCCGCCGGCACTACGATGGCAACGCCCGCCCCTACTATCGGGGGCCCGTCCGGTTTACGCTGGGCGGGGGGGTAGGCCTCTACAGCGGCGACCTGACCAGTGGCTTGGGCGAGCAGCTGGTGGGACCCAGCTTCAGCGCGGGCCTGCTGTATAAGGTGCGCCCGCATTGGCTGGTAGGCGGCGAGGCCTCCTACGTGCAGCTGGGAGCCAAAGACCAGCTGCCCGAGCGGAACCTGGCCTTCCGGACCCGGGCTGGCTCCGGCGTGGTACTGCTGCGGTTTGAGCCCCTGCGCGACGAAGGAGCCTTTGCCGACCCGCGCCGGCCCGCGGCCCTCGTGAAGCCCTACCTGAAAGCGGGGGTCGGCTTTCTGCTCTACAGCCCTAAGGCCTACAATGGCACGCTCCGCCCCGACGATAACACTTCATTTTTGCCCTCAGAGCGCAACGACTACCCCGCCATGGCTTTGATTGCCCCCGTGGGGGTAGGCCTTACATTGCGCCTCACGCCGAAGCTCAATGCCTCCATTGAAGGCGCCTATTCCTTTACCACTACCGACCAGCTAGACGATATCAGCCCGGCCAGCGGCCGCTCCAGCTCCAACCTCAACGATGGGTTCGGGCAGGTAGAGCTGAAGCTGGAGTACGCTCCCTGGCGCCGCTAA
- a CDS encoding alpha/beta hydrolase has translation MHTLFFRVLPAALALVLLLIVATEYAVARPSRRTADIAYVPVTDPAYHPERHRLDVYAPKAASPQPRPVVVFIHGGNWNSGSKNLYTFIGRRLAKQGVVAVVINYRLAPQVQVPQMADDCARAVGWTAAHIREYGGDPDRIFVMGHSAGAGLAALLTADDRLFQRRGLGQNPIRGAILDDPAGLDMYDYLQKKQYPNDAQYLTSFGQEPAGWREVSALYHVTAGTPPYLLFVGGETYPSISSSSARFRQKLIELGHKPFYQVLPGKKHIPMVLQLYWSHNVIYQELLRFVGAGSPVTGR, from the coding sequence ATGCACACCTTATTTTTCCGGGTTCTGCCCGCTGCCCTGGCCCTTGTTCTGCTGCTAATAGTGGCCACCGAGTACGCCGTAGCTCGCCCCAGTCGCCGCACCGCCGATATAGCCTACGTTCCCGTCACCGACCCGGCCTACCACCCCGAGCGACACCGCCTGGATGTGTACGCGCCCAAAGCCGCCAGCCCGCAGCCGCGCCCCGTGGTGGTGTTTATTCATGGCGGCAACTGGAACAGCGGCAGCAAAAACCTTTACACATTTATCGGGCGCCGGCTGGCCAAGCAGGGCGTGGTAGCGGTGGTGATAAACTACCGGCTGGCCCCGCAGGTACAGGTGCCCCAAATGGCCGACGACTGCGCCCGGGCCGTTGGCTGGACGGCCGCCCACATCCGGGAGTATGGCGGCGACCCGGACCGCATTTTCGTGATGGGCCACTCGGCCGGGGCGGGGCTGGCCGCCCTGCTTACCGCCGATGACCGCCTGTTTCAGCGCCGGGGCCTGGGGCAGAATCCCATCCGGGGGGCTATTCTGGATGATCCGGCCGGGCTGGATATGTACGATTACCTGCAGAAAAAGCAGTATCCCAACGACGCGCAGTACCTCACGTCCTTTGGGCAGGAGCCAGCCGGGTGGCGCGAGGTATCGGCCCTGTACCACGTTACGGCCGGTACGCCGCCCTACCTGCTCTTTGTTGGCGGCGAAACGTATCCTTCCATCAGCAGCAGCAGCGCCCGGTTCCGGCAAAAGCTCATTGAGCTGGGCCACAAGCCGTTCTATCAGGTGCTGCCGGGCAAAAAGCACATCCCGATGGTGCTGCAGCTGTACTGGTCCCACAACGTGATATACCAGGAGCTGCTGCGGTTTGTAGGGGCAGGCTCCCCGGTCACGGGCCGGTAG
- a CDS encoding methylated-DNA--[protein]-cysteine S-methyltransferase, which yields MTNATAYLSTPLGLLELQGSDMGVGAVQFVRPAIEALSPALETPAAQVPDCLQDAYRQLRAYFGRELREFELAVAVVAGTEFQRRVWATLPAVGYGRTASYLDLARQLGNPAAVRAVGAANGQNPLTIIWPCHRIIGASGQLTGYAGGLDRKRWLLEFEQPVVQTSLFG from the coding sequence ATGACCAACGCCACCGCTTACTTATCGACGCCGCTGGGCCTGCTGGAATTGCAAGGTTCCGATATGGGAGTGGGCGCCGTGCAGTTCGTCAGGCCAGCCATTGAGGCCCTGAGCCCAGCCCTGGAAACTCCGGCGGCACAGGTTCCGGACTGCCTGCAGGATGCGTACCGGCAACTGCGGGCGTACTTCGGGCGGGAGCTGCGAGAGTTTGAGCTGGCGGTGGCGGTAGTGGCCGGCACGGAGTTTCAGCGGCGCGTGTGGGCTACCCTGCCTGCGGTGGGGTACGGACGCACGGCCTCTTACCTCGATCTGGCCCGGCAGTTGGGCAACCCGGCGGCCGTGCGAGCGGTAGGCGCAGCCAACGGCCAGAACCCGCTGACCATTATCTGGCCTTGCCACCGCATTATAGGCGCCAGCGGGCAGCTGACGGGCTACGCCGGGGGCCTGGACCGCAAGCGGTGGCTGCTGGAGTTTGAGCAGCCGGTAGTTCAGACCAGCCTGTTCGGGTAG